DNA sequence from the Candidatus Thermoplasmatota archaeon genome:
AAATGCCTCTAAAGATATAACTCATGTTGCAATACATCCCATAAAATATTGGTATAAGCTTTTTAAAAAGTGTGGTTTTAATCCTACGCGAATTTACTATCAAGTTGGCTATCCGCAAATTCAAAATGCCCCTTATACTCTTTCTAAAAAATTTAAAATTCAAAAATTTGCGCAGTTATGGGCTATTATAAAATTAACGCAGTTATGGACTATTATAAAATTAAGTTTTAGAATGTTATGTGAGCAGGAATATATATTTCTACTTACTAAGATAAAGGATGTATGTGCATGAAAATTGCGTGCTTCCATAATTTCCTTACTGAGGAGCGTGGTGCCGAACTAGCATTCAAAAATATGGCGATAGGACTTGCAAAAATAGGTCACAACTCTGAAGTGCATGCCTTCGATATCTCTCAAGAATTTAAGAATGAATTTGTAGCCCATGGCATAAAATTCTTCTCCTATAATTTCAAGAAAGAAAGAGCAAAAGTGCTCAAAAGAAAGCTACTCTATTTTTTAAAATACGTACTCCAGTACCTCTTCACTATAAAAAAAATCTCTAAAAAAATCAATCTTGAAAATTACGATGTAGTGCTTGTTAGTCATTGGTATTCAGCAATGATTATACCCGGACTTAACAAGCCTGTGCTTTATTACTGTCAGGAGCCGCCAAGACATGTGTATGAGTTTGATCCAGGTGGTTTTGGGGAGCTACTGACCTCGGATGATGAAAGACTTTGTAAGATTATTGAGAAAAGAGTTTTAGATAGACTCTTAAATTTTATCACAAAATACATGGACCTATGGTGTGGGAGGAAAGCTGAGATAATAGTTGGTAATTCTGAGTATAGTAAGAGCCTTCTACAGAAAATTTACAAAAAACCTGTTTTAAAAGTGTATTTAGGTGTAGATACGGGGGTGTTCAAAGATAATCAATCTGAGAAACAAAATTTCATCCTGAGCATAGGACCTCTTTGCTTTTTTAAAGGGCATGATTTTGTAATTAATGGGCTAGCACTTCTACCTCCAAGTAAAAGACCTGCCTTGATAATAGTTGGAAGTGGTAGTAGCACTGATAGACAATACCTCTTAGAATTAGGTAATAGGTTAAATGTCAAAGTTGATATTAAGAGCGGAATGAGCACCGGCGAACTTGTAGGGTTGTATAACAGTGCACTCGCTACTGTATGCGCTTTTGTGCGAGAGCCTTTCGGACTCGTAGCTATAGAATCTATGGCTTGCTCTACCCCTGTTATCGCTGTTAAAGAAGGCGGTTTAATTGAAACCGTGAATAACGACCGCGGTATTTTGATTAGACGAGATCCTAAAGAGCTTGCTGAAGCAATAGCTCTTTTAGAAGATAGTCCTCGTTTAGCAAAAGAGTTTGGTAAAAAAGGCTCTGAGTTTGTCTCAAAAAATTTCAGTTGGGAACTGTGTTGTGAGAATTTAGAAAAAGCTCTGATAAAACTTACTAAACGAGTGTGCTAAGGTATGAAAAAAAGAATAGCAATTTTCCACGATTACTTCGACAAGCTTGGTGGCGGCGAAAGGCTAGTACTTATACTTGCAAGAGCGCTAGGCGCAGATGTAATAGCAACCGCTACTGACTTGGAGCTAATCAAAAAACTAGGGTATAAAGATGTAAAAGTTATAGGGCTCGGTAAAAACCCACCTTTCCAGGGGTTAAAGCAGATCTTAGCAACATTCAAATTCTTAACATGCGATTTCTCGAATAACTACGATTTATTCATACTTTCAGGTAATTGGGCTAAGTACGCTTCTTTGCGCCATCACCCCAATCTTTATTACTGCCATACTCCTGTAAGAGCTTTTTACGATTTAAGAGAGGAATATCTTGAGGAGCAGAAAGGATTTAAAAAATTGTTATTCAAGTTTTGGAGTTTTGCGCATAGCAAGTTTGACCAATATCAAGTGAAGCATGTTGATAAAATTGTTGTAAATAGTAGAAATGTACAAGAAAGGGTAAAAAAGTATTATAAAAGAGATTCAGAAATCGCGTATCCACCCGTTCCAACATCTAGATATTACTTTGAGAATTTAGGAGACTTTTGGCTTTCTGTGAATAGATTATATCCACATAAAAGAATAGATTTACAGCTTGAGATATTTCGCAACCTGCCCAATGAGTGCCTCAAAATTGTCGGCTGGTACAGTAAAGGCGACGAATCCGAAAAATATATGAAGAGTTTAAAAATACCTGAAAATGTAGAGCTGCTCGGCGAGATTGAAGAAGAAGCGCTAATAAAACTTTACGCTCAGTGTAAAGGCTTTATTACTACAGCCGAAGACGAAGATTTTGGTATGAGCGCTATAGAAGCAATGGCTTCAGGCAAAGCAGTACTTGCAGTGAATGAAGGAGGCTATAGAGAGACAGTAATAAACAATGAAACAGGCTTCCTTTTGCCTCCAAGAGCAGAGGCTTTTGTAAATAAAATTAAAGCTTTAAGTGAAAAAGATTTGGAAAGAATGAAAGATCAATGTAGAGCGAGAGCGCAGGAGTTTGATGAAAGTATATTCATTAGAAAAATGAAAGAATTATCTGACTAATCTTTTCGTAGATTTTTTAGCCATTTCCAATGCTTGCTTAAGCGCTTCTTTTTTAGCTCCGCCACCTTGTGCGAAATCCTTTTTTCCGCCGCCACTGCCATTTAAGAGCTTAGCGCATTCTTTTGCAAGCTCAGCGCAGTCAATAAAATCTAAATTCATAGACCTTGCTATCACAAAATTAGCCTCTCCTTTATCGCTGCCTAAAATTGTAACTATGTTATCGTGCTTGATTAATTCCCCGGCGAGCACAAAAAGCTCGTCTCTATCTAAAGGCAAAATATCGGAAATTATCTTTATATTACCTACACTTTCAGGCTTTAAAGCCAATTTCTTTACCTCGCTTTTGGCTTTGTATTCTCGTAAAGTTTCAACTTCTTTTCTTAACAACTTCCAATCTTCTATAAAATTATCTATCGTTCTCAATAGCTCTGAGGGAGTTGTTCTTAACTTGAGTGAGGCTTCTCTCAAAATACTATCTGCTTTCTGAATCTCTTTTAAAGTGGCTTCGCCAGCTACAAATTCTAACCTCTCAATACCGTCTTGTATTCTTTCATGTCGCGTTATTTTTATCAACCCTACTTCGTTTGTTGTTTTACAATGCGTTCCTGCGCAAGCCTGTACATCAAACTCGTTAATTTTCACAACTCTTATTTTATTGCCTGGCGGCACACCACCTTGGTATAATCTAAATCCGTATTTCTGCTCAGCCTCGTTTCTAGATACGAATTTCTTATCAATTTTAATATTTTCAGCAACTATGCGATTGGCTTCAAGCTCTATTTTCTTAAGCTCTTCGCTAGTTATCCTTGCAAAATGCGAAATATCTAATCTTGCAAAATCTAGCGTTTTCTGCGCTCCTTCTTGCCATACATGAGGACCTAAAATTTTTCTGGCAGCGCCAAGTATAATATGTGTGGCGGTATGATGTCTTGTAAGAGACACTCGACGCCTCCAATTGATTTTGCAATGAACTTTTTCACCTACCGCCAAACTACCTACTACTGTGTGGATAATAGCATTTCCTGATTTCTCTACATGAATTACTTTTAGCTCATTACCTTTTTCACTCACAATTATACCTTTATCGCAAGATTGTCCACCAGCCTCGGGATAGAATGCAGTTCGATCCAAAATTACATGGTTATCCTTTACGTAAATCACTTTAGCATCAAACTCTTTAATCTCAGGCTCTTCGTAAAATAATACTTCTGTGACGAAAGGAAGAGCTTCTTTTGGCGCTCCTTTTTGCTCTACCTTCAAGTGCCTTTCTGCAAGTATTGAGTAAAAGCTTTCAGGCACTTCTATACTAATATTAGATTCTTCAGCCACTTTCTGAACAACTGTGGGATGTATACCATAAGTATCGTAAAATTCTACAAGCACTAAAGGCTCTAGCTTTTTACCCTCTGCAAGCGCTCTTTTAACAATGCTTTTACCCTTTTCAAGAGTTGTACGATATTTGCCGGTCTCTAGCTCAAGTATTTTCATAATGATAGCCATGTTATCTTTTAGTTCAGGAAAATCTACTAATCTTTCTAGTTCCCAAGCAACAATCTCTGCTAAACTTCCCTTTATTTTGAGTTCTTCTATAGTTCTTAGCGCTTTTCTTATTACGAGTCTTGCAAGATAGCCTGCACGTACATTTGAAGGTACTATACAATCTCCCAGCATAAAGGCAATGCACTTAATACTATCGGCAAGCGCGTAAATTGAAGTTAAAATTTCAAGTGCTGTAAAATACTTTTCATCTAAAGATAACTTCTGAAGTAAGCTTTTCTTTACATTCTCAATTTCTCGCTTCGTACCAAGCTCTATATAACTGCTGAGTTTAGAATATTCTACAAGTAAACCCTTAAAATACTCGTTACTGAGATAATCTGCAATATCAGTCTCACTCAAACCAATCAAATATTCTAGGCAATCTGGGTAGATAGCCTCGTAGATTGTGGGAGTTGCTTTAGAAAGCCATACCATTCTTTCTAACCCATAACCTGGATCCACAACTTTCGTAGCCATTGGGGAGTAGCGCTCGTTGCCGAGCTCTATTGATCCTTTACTGTCTTGCTGGAACTGCATGAATACTAAAGTTGCAACTTCTAAACCCTTAATTACTACCTCAAGAGCTGCGCCTGCGTTACCGCCTCCAAACCATGGCTTCTCTTTGTAAATAATATCTTGGATTGCTACCCCGAGCTTGGTAGTGAGGAACTCGTTGCAATATCCAATAGTTTCTTCTTTCCAGTATATCTTCTCTTTCTTCGTATTGAACGCATGATGGCCCAACATTTCAAAAGTAGTTAAATGCTTGCTTGTCTTACCTACTAAATCAATATCGTTAAGTCTTATACAAGGCTGCGAAATTACGAGAGGGTTTGCAGGAGGTTTTACTAATCCGCTAGTAACTAAAGGCTGGAAATTGTAAATAGAGGCGTTGACTAGAAAAACATCCTCTCGCCAGCGAGCAATTACTGGATAGCGCTTTATTATTTTATGATTTAGAGCTTCGAAAAATTTTAAAAATTCATTACGCATTTCACTAACTTCATAGCACTTCTTTACAGGGCTATTGCCAATAAAACCGTATTCTGAGCATGGTGTATCGCCGCAGGTAGCGAGCTCTTCAATACTCCAGAAAGGAGTTTTGCATTTT
Encoded proteins:
- a CDS encoding glycosyltransferase family 4 protein, giving the protein MCMKIACFHNFLTEERGAELAFKNMAIGLAKIGHNSEVHAFDISQEFKNEFVAHGIKFFSYNFKKERAKVLKRKLLYFLKYVLQYLFTIKKISKKINLENYDVVLVSHWYSAMIIPGLNKPVLYYCQEPPRHVYEFDPGGFGELLTSDDERLCKIIEKRVLDRLLNFITKYMDLWCGRKAEIIVGNSEYSKSLLQKIYKKPVLKVYLGVDTGVFKDNQSEKQNFILSIGPLCFFKGHDFVINGLALLPPSKRPALIIVGSGSSTDRQYLLELGNRLNVKVDIKSGMSTGELVGLYNSALATVCAFVREPFGLVAIESMACSTPVIAVKEGGLIETVNNDRGILIRRDPKELAEAIALLEDSPRLAKEFGKKGSEFVSKNFSWELCCENLEKALIKLTKRVC
- a CDS encoding glycosyltransferase, with amino-acid sequence MKKRIAIFHDYFDKLGGGERLVLILARALGADVIATATDLELIKKLGYKDVKVIGLGKNPPFQGLKQILATFKFLTCDFSNNYDLFILSGNWAKYASLRHHPNLYYCHTPVRAFYDLREEYLEEQKGFKKLLFKFWSFAHSKFDQYQVKHVDKIVVNSRNVQERVKKYYKRDSEIAYPPVPTSRYYFENLGDFWLSVNRLYPHKRIDLQLEIFRNLPNECLKIVGWYSKGDESEKYMKSLKIPENVELLGEIEEEALIKLYAQCKGFITTAEDEDFGMSAIEAMASGKAVLAVNEGGYRETVINNETGFLLPPRAEAFVNKIKALSEKDLERMKDQCRARAQEFDESIFIRKMKELSD
- the alaS gene encoding alanine--tRNA ligase, encoding MFEEEYRLEFFKHNRYARRICKKCKTPFWSIEELATCGDTPCSEYGFIGNSPVKKCYEVSEMRNEFLKFFEALNHKIIKRYPVIARWREDVFLVNASIYNFQPLVTSGLVKPPANPLVISQPCIRLNDIDLVGKTSKHLTTFEMLGHHAFNTKKEKIYWKEETIGYCNEFLTTKLGVAIQDIIYKEKPWFGGGNAGAALEVVIKGLEVATLVFMQFQQDSKGSIELGNERYSPMATKVVDPGYGLERMVWLSKATPTIYEAIYPDCLEYLIGLSETDIADYLSNEYFKGLLVEYSKLSSYIELGTKREIENVKKSLLQKLSLDEKYFTALEILTSIYALADSIKCIAFMLGDCIVPSNVRAGYLARLVIRKALRTIEELKIKGSLAEIVAWELERLVDFPELKDNMAIIMKILELETGKYRTTLEKGKSIVKRALAEGKKLEPLVLVEFYDTYGIHPTVVQKVAEESNISIEVPESFYSILAERHLKVEQKGAPKEALPFVTEVLFYEEPEIKEFDAKVIYVKDNHVILDRTAFYPEAGGQSCDKGIIVSEKGNELKVIHVEKSGNAIIHTVVGSLAVGEKVHCKINWRRRVSLTRHHTATHIILGAARKILGPHVWQEGAQKTLDFARLDISHFARITSEELKKIELEANRIVAENIKIDKKFVSRNEAEQKYGFRLYQGGVPPGNKIRVVKINEFDVQACAGTHCKTTNEVGLIKITRHERIQDGIERLEFVAGEATLKEIQKADSILREASLKLRTTPSELLRTIDNFIEDWKLLRKEVETLREYKAKSEVKKLALKPESVGNIKIISDILPLDRDELFVLAGELIKHDNIVTILGSDKGEANFVIARSMNLDFIDCAELAKECAKLLNGSGGGKKDFAQGGGAKKEALKQALEMAKKSTKRLVR